The Sphingobium sp. BYY-5 genome includes a window with the following:
- a CDS encoding MFS transporter has product MRLGLLTATRLANIVAGYTISAWAPLIPHVQAQIGLNTGQLGLALLALGAGSMTTMPIAGGLVGRTGCRRLFAGAGYAIVLILPLLAIVRSAAALAVTLFALGVALGLFSCARNLHAIYTERALDRRLMSGFHGFYSVGCILGAGTMSLLMGAGVAPSLAILTVAFAIMVAVTLSAPRITDERSTSGPAYARPRGVVLTIGILCFIAFMAEGSVLDWSALLLSGHFRLDAARAGLGYVAFASTMTAGRLLGDRLVRRFGDRLMLTFGPLIAALGFVATALPLHWTLTVGGFALVGAGLANVVPLLYSAVGRQTIMPQNLALTAAGSIGFAGVLTGPAAIGFVAQWTSLSTAFLILAMLTTIVARYAPRTISRSG; this is encoded by the coding sequence GTGCGCCTGGGCCTTCTGACAGCAACGCGACTGGCCAATATCGTCGCCGGCTACACCATTTCGGCCTGGGCGCCGTTGATCCCTCATGTCCAGGCGCAGATCGGGCTGAATACCGGACAGCTTGGGCTGGCGCTGCTCGCCCTAGGGGCGGGATCGATGACGACCATGCCCATTGCAGGCGGCCTGGTCGGCAGGACCGGTTGTCGGCGACTGTTCGCGGGCGCGGGCTATGCGATCGTCCTCATCCTTCCCCTTCTCGCTATCGTCCGTTCCGCAGCAGCCCTTGCCGTCACGCTCTTCGCTCTGGGTGTAGCCCTGGGGCTGTTCAGTTGCGCGCGCAACCTGCACGCCATCTACACCGAACGCGCGCTCGACCGTCGCCTCATGTCCGGCTTTCACGGCTTCTACAGCGTCGGCTGCATCCTCGGCGCCGGGACGATGAGCCTGCTCATGGGTGCGGGCGTCGCGCCATCGTTGGCCATCCTGACGGTCGCCTTCGCGATCATGGTCGCCGTGACCCTGTCCGCGCCCCGCATCACCGACGAACGCAGCACGTCCGGTCCTGCCTACGCCCGACCGCGCGGTGTGGTGCTGACCATCGGTATCCTGTGCTTCATCGCCTTCATGGCCGAAGGGTCCGTGCTCGACTGGAGCGCCCTTCTCCTGTCCGGGCATTTCCGGCTCGACGCCGCCCGTGCGGGTCTGGGCTATGTGGCCTTTGCTTCGACGATGACCGCCGGAAGACTGTTGGGCGACCGGCTTGTCCGACGCTTCGGAGACCGGTTGATGCTCACTTTTGGTCCTCTGATCGCCGCTCTCGGTTTCGTAGCGACCGCCCTGCCGCTGCACTGGACCCTGACAGTGGGCGGCTTTGCGCTGGTCGGCGCAGGATTGGCGAATGTCGTCCCCCTCCTCTACAGCGCGGTCGGCCGGCAGACGATCATGCCGCAGAATCTGGCGCTCACCGCTGCGGGATCGATCGGCTTTGCAGGCGTGCTGACGGGACCGGCGGCGATCGGGTTCGTGGCGCAATGGACCAGCCTGTCCACCGCCTTCCTCATCCTGGCGATGTTGACGACCATCGTCGCCCGCTATGCGCCGCGAACCATCTCCAGAAGCGGGTGA